A part of Variovorax sp. HW608 genomic DNA contains:
- a CDS encoding VOC family protein — protein MPDETAIAAPPVPVQGLHHFAWRCRDSEETRRFYEDLLGLPLAHVIKSDHVPSTGEYCPYVHIFFQMRDGSYIAFFDLGDDAAALPSPNTPAWVNHIALRVDSVEDLMAAKSRLETAGVEVLGPTDHHIIESIYFFDPNGIRLELTTPTVPKSEMDAHALKARAALDAWTERKAALRKAAHG, from the coding sequence ATGCCCGACGAGACTGCAATCGCCGCGCCGCCCGTGCCTGTGCAGGGCCTTCACCACTTCGCCTGGCGCTGCCGCGACAGCGAGGAAACCCGCCGCTTCTACGAAGACCTGCTGGGCCTGCCGCTCGCGCACGTGATCAAGAGCGATCATGTGCCGAGCACCGGCGAGTACTGCCCCTACGTGCACATCTTCTTCCAGATGCGCGACGGCTCGTACATCGCCTTCTTCGATCTCGGCGACGACGCGGCGGCGCTGCCTTCGCCCAACACGCCCGCATGGGTCAACCACATCGCGCTGCGCGTCGATTCGGTCGAAGATCTGATGGCGGCCAAGTCGCGGCTCGAAACGGCGGGCGTCGAAGTGCTCGGGCCGACAGACCATCACATCATCGAGTCGATCTACTTCTTCGACCCGAACGGCATCCGGCTCGAACTCACCACGCCCACGGTGCCGAAGTCCGAGATGGACGCCCACGCACTCAAGGCCCGCGCCGCGCTCGACGCCTGGACCGAGCGCAAGGCCGCGCTGCGAAAGGCGGCGCATGGCTGA
- a CDS encoding alpha/beta hydrolase family protein, translating into MAELQLAVIDIKPGAALESQSGLQMLRPRIYGAYRAPAGPKKLAAIVMHPTSNFMGHYLIGPLAERGICCMGLNSRYMGNDTVLLMERAIQDLGAGVKHLRAMGYEKVVLIGNSGGAALASFYQAQAEQLTAHHFADGDPTHLHPDDLPPVDGIALCAAHLGRTRLMRDWIDPSLTDEHDPLSVDPELDMYDSRHRVPYDADFLARFSAAQKARLDRIEHWALERLCQLRSTPGAPRDQAFIVYRTHADPRCVDLSLDANDRAPGSVWGDARQVNYSCNAMGRTSSLTAFLSQWSSRSQADGPTNLARTTCPKLLLTYTADQSTFPSTRDAWMAAGGDRIRNVDIVGGNHYLAGQPELVPRAADAIAEWAHAL; encoded by the coding sequence ATGGCTGAACTGCAACTCGCGGTCATCGACATCAAGCCCGGCGCCGCGCTCGAAAGCCAGTCGGGCCTGCAGATGCTGCGCCCGCGCATCTATGGCGCGTACCGCGCACCGGCCGGCCCGAAGAAGCTCGCCGCGATCGTGATGCACCCCACGAGCAACTTCATGGGCCACTACCTGATCGGCCCGCTGGCCGAGCGCGGCATCTGCTGCATGGGCCTGAACTCGCGCTACATGGGCAACGACACGGTGCTGCTGATGGAGCGCGCGATCCAGGACCTCGGCGCCGGCGTGAAGCACCTGCGCGCGATGGGCTACGAGAAGGTCGTGCTGATCGGCAACTCGGGCGGCGCGGCGCTCGCGAGCTTCTACCAGGCACAGGCCGAGCAGCTCACGGCGCACCACTTCGCGGACGGCGATCCGACGCATCTGCATCCCGACGACCTGCCGCCGGTGGACGGCATCGCGCTGTGCGCCGCGCACCTCGGGCGCACGCGGCTGATGCGCGACTGGATCGATCCTTCGCTGACCGACGAGCACGATCCGCTCTCGGTCGACCCCGAGCTCGACATGTACGACTCTCGCCATCGCGTGCCCTACGACGCCGACTTCCTCGCCCGCTTCAGCGCGGCGCAGAAGGCGCGGCTCGACCGCATCGAGCACTGGGCGCTGGAGCGCCTCTGCCAGCTTCGCAGCACGCCCGGGGCGCCGCGCGACCAGGCTTTCATCGTCTACCGCACGCATGCCGATCCGCGCTGCGTGGACCTCTCGCTCGACGCCAACGATCGCGCGCCGGGCAGCGTCTGGGGCGATGCGCGGCAGGTGAACTACTCGTGCAACGCGATGGGCCGCACGAGCTCGCTGACGGCCTTCCTGTCGCAGTGGTCCTCGCGCTCGCAGGCCGACGGGCCGACGAACCTCGCGCGCACCACCTGCCCGAAGCTGCTCCTGACCTACACCGCCGACCAGTCCACCTTCCCGAGCACGCGCGACGCATGGATGGCGGCCGGCGGCGATCGCATCCGCAACGTCGACATCGTCGGCGGCAACCACTACCTCGCGGGACAACCGGAGCTCGTGCCGCGCGCCGCGGATGCCATCGCCGAATGGGCGCACGCCCTGTGA
- a CDS encoding FAD-dependent monooxygenase, with amino-acid sequence METYTFAPAYELPSWPFVPPPELASAAVVRHPIVIVGAGPAGLTLACDLASRGVRAVLLDEDDTVGVRGASSRGICYAQKSLEIFARLGIYERIVEKGITWSFGRTFSDDKEVYNFNLKTDSVSAQPPFINLQQFYIEWFLVDRIHELGLTELRWKNRVTQVTPLADGVRIAVETPAGSYTIEADHLVDATGANSPIRTQLGIEAHPSRSTDRWCITDVRFKKPLPTERWTWVDAPFNEGRAVWQHLMGDGVWRIDYQMPEDCDTAHISKPEVAGARLREQLGPGVEFEFVWIGPYGYRDHLLDNFRHGRILFIGDSAHVVSPFGARGGNSGIQDAANLGWKLALVTQGLAGDALLDTYDAERRPAAVENLRVTSRSARFLAPRSPAEHTIRRAVVALAQRHPFARALVNTGRMSVANDYPAATHLPAGAKTVQNIPLRWQGGTPTTIAALLADGTQCLGLWFAPTRAQANDASALEASLPLRLVAVGGDSGLPTLQPDDVLARHLGAATPGSLCIVRPDAYRGALLNDPTPASIAAALHTALAHR; translated from the coding sequence ATGGAAACCTACACCTTCGCTCCTGCGTACGAACTGCCTAGCTGGCCGTTCGTGCCGCCGCCTGAACTCGCAAGCGCCGCGGTCGTGCGCCACCCGATCGTGATCGTCGGCGCCGGCCCTGCCGGCCTCACATTGGCCTGTGACCTCGCGAGCCGCGGCGTGCGCGCGGTGCTGCTCGACGAGGACGACACGGTCGGCGTGCGCGGCGCCTCGTCGCGCGGCATCTGCTATGCGCAGAAGAGCCTGGAGATCTTCGCGCGCCTCGGCATCTACGAGCGCATCGTCGAAAAGGGCATCACCTGGTCCTTCGGCCGCACCTTCTCGGATGACAAGGAGGTCTACAACTTCAACCTGAAGACCGACAGCGTCTCGGCGCAGCCGCCCTTCATCAACCTGCAGCAGTTCTACATCGAGTGGTTCCTGGTCGACCGCATCCACGAACTCGGCCTGACCGAGCTGCGCTGGAAGAATCGCGTGACGCAGGTGACGCCGCTCGCCGATGGGGTTCGCATCGCGGTGGAGACGCCGGCCGGCAGCTACACCATCGAGGCCGACCACCTCGTCGACGCGACCGGCGCGAACAGCCCGATCCGCACGCAGCTCGGCATCGAGGCGCATCCTTCGCGCAGCACCGACCGCTGGTGCATCACCGATGTGCGCTTCAAGAAGCCGCTGCCGACCGAGCGCTGGACCTGGGTCGATGCGCCCTTCAACGAAGGCCGCGCCGTGTGGCAGCACCTGATGGGCGACGGCGTCTGGCGCATCGACTACCAGATGCCGGAGGACTGCGACACCGCGCACATCAGCAAGCCCGAAGTGGCCGGCGCACGACTGCGCGAGCAGCTCGGGCCCGGCGTGGAATTCGAGTTCGTGTGGATCGGCCCGTACGGCTACCGCGACCACCTGCTCGACAACTTCCGCCACGGCCGGATCCTCTTCATCGGCGATTCGGCGCACGTCGTGAGTCCCTTCGGCGCGCGCGGCGGCAACAGCGGCATCCAGGATGCGGCGAATCTCGGATGGAAGCTCGCGCTCGTCACGCAAGGGCTTGCGGGCGATGCGCTGCTCGACACCTACGACGCGGAGCGCCGCCCCGCCGCGGTGGAGAACCTGCGCGTCACCAGCCGCTCGGCGCGCTTTCTCGCGCCGCGGTCGCCGGCCGAGCACACGATCCGCCGCGCGGTCGTCGCACTCGCGCAGCGCCATCCCTTCGCGCGGGCGCTGGTCAACACGGGCCGCATGTCGGTCGCCAACGACTATCCCGCGGCCACGCATCTGCCGGCCGGCGCGAAGACGGTGCAGAACATTCCGCTGCGATGGCAGGGCGGAACGCCGACCACGATCGCGGCCCTGCTGGCCGACGGCACGCAATGCCTCGGCCTCTGGTTCGCGCCGACGCGCGCGCAGGCGAATGACGCATCGGCCCTCGAGGCCTCGTTGCCGCTGCGGCTCGTCGCGGTCGGCGGCGACAGCGGCCTGCCCACGCTGCAGCCTGATGACGTGCTGGCCCGGCATCTCGGCGCTGCAACGCCCGGCAGCCTCTGCATCGTGCGGCCAGACGCCTATCGTGGCGCGCTGCTGAACGACCCGACGCCCGCATCGATCGCCGCCGCGCTCCACACCGCGCTCGCACATCGCTGA
- a CDS encoding DUF2783 domain-containing protein: MITEPHIPDPDGFYAAWIAAHEGLTEAQSADYNARLVLLLANQCGDQQVLLDCIAAARESGNTPTTDNPRHPT, from the coding sequence ATGATCACCGAGCCCCACATCCCCGACCCCGACGGCTTCTACGCGGCCTGGATCGCCGCGCACGAAGGCCTCACCGAAGCCCAGAGCGCCGACTACAACGCCCGCCTCGTGCTGCTGCTGGCCAACCAGTGCGGCGACCAGCAAGTGCTGCTGGACTGCATCGCCGCCGCCCGCGAAAGCGGCAACACCCCCACGACAGACAACCCACGCCATCCCACATGA
- a CDS encoding MBL fold metallo-hydrolase: MSKSVSFASAADTREQKPQLCELAPDVYGYISDFDPNCGFIVGDEYVVLIDTRPTPRMARDFLADIRKVTDKPIKFIVLTHYHAVRVMGASAFGEVEAIIASKGTLDWVRERGQADFDSEVGRFPRLFAGVEEIPGLTEPTMSFEREMSLWLGQREVRLMCLGRGHSGGDTVAWLPDCGVLFSGDVVENRCGVYAGDAYIQDWAGTLDAVAALRPRVLVPGRGAVLQGEANCAEAIQLTQAFLSTLLDSVRAGIATGDSLRGCFERAEQAMKPRFGEWPVFQHVLPFDVSRAYDELRGIEHPVIWTAERDRELWQILRG; encoded by the coding sequence ATGAGCAAATCCGTCTCCTTCGCTTCTGCCGCCGACACCCGCGAGCAGAAGCCGCAGCTGTGCGAACTCGCGCCCGACGTCTACGGCTATATCAGCGACTTCGATCCCAACTGCGGCTTCATCGTCGGCGACGAGTACGTGGTGCTGATCGACACCCGGCCCACGCCGCGCATGGCGCGCGACTTCCTCGCCGACATCCGCAAGGTCACGGACAAGCCGATCAAGTTCATCGTGCTCACCCACTACCACGCCGTGCGCGTGATGGGCGCGAGCGCCTTCGGCGAGGTGGAGGCGATCATCGCGAGCAAGGGCACGCTGGACTGGGTGCGCGAGCGCGGACAGGCCGATTTCGATTCGGAGGTCGGACGCTTTCCGCGTCTCTTCGCCGGCGTCGAGGAGATCCCCGGCCTCACCGAACCGACGATGAGCTTCGAGCGCGAGATGAGCCTCTGGCTCGGCCAGCGCGAAGTGCGCCTGATGTGCCTCGGCCGCGGCCATTCGGGCGGCGACACCGTCGCATGGCTGCCGGACTGCGGCGTGCTCTTCTCGGGCGACGTGGTCGAGAACCGCTGCGGCGTCTATGCCGGCGATGCCTACATCCAGGATTGGGCGGGCACGCTCGATGCGGTCGCGGCGCTCCGCCCGCGCGTGCTGGTGCCCGGCCGCGGCGCCGTGCTCCAGGGCGAAGCCAACTGCGCCGAGGCGATCCAGCTCACCCAGGCCTTCCTCTCGACCTTGCTCGACAGCGTACGCGCCGGCATCGCGACGGGCGACAGCCTGCGCGGCTGCTTCGAGCGCGCCGAGCAGGCGATGAAGCCGCGCTTCGGCGAATGGCCGGTCTTCCAGCATGTGCTGCCCTTCGACGTGTCGCGCGCCTATGACGAACTGCGCGGCATCGAACACCCCGTGATCTGGACTGCCGAGCGCGACCGCGAGCTCTGGCAGATCCTGCGCGGCTGA
- a CDS encoding Bug family tripartite tricarboxylate transporter substrate binding protein: MRRLLQLLAAGLAITLASHAPAQSSYPAQPVRWIVPYAAGGGTDNLARALADAMQPSLGQPIVIDNRPGASTNIGVQVMMQAKPDGYTIMQAENAALLFNEHMFAKLPYKPASDFTYIGAIGRFPVALVVHPDFPAKTVAEFVGYVKAHPQKVSYASPGNGSPHHMAMELFKQKAGIDIQHVPYKGAAPAMTDVMGGQVPTMMLDLASGLQAIKAGKVRVLAIALPQRAAALPEVPTFAELGFKDVNAYAFHGLIGPAGMPKDAVARLNSELNKAMQAPKVVKLFAEFGFEALPGTPPDFYKLARSENERWGQIIKTAGVQLD, translated from the coding sequence ATGCGACGACTTCTGCAACTGCTGGCCGCCGGCCTCGCGATCACGCTGGCCAGCCATGCGCCGGCCCAGTCCAGCTATCCTGCCCAGCCGGTGCGCTGGATCGTTCCCTACGCGGCCGGCGGCGGCACCGACAACCTCGCGCGGGCACTCGCCGACGCCATGCAGCCTTCGCTCGGCCAGCCGATCGTGATCGACAACCGGCCCGGCGCATCGACCAACATCGGCGTGCAGGTGATGATGCAGGCCAAGCCCGACGGCTACACCATCATGCAGGCCGAGAACGCGGCGCTGCTCTTCAACGAGCACATGTTCGCCAAGCTGCCGTACAAGCCCGCCTCGGACTTCACCTACATCGGCGCCATCGGCCGCTTCCCGGTCGCGTTGGTGGTGCATCCGGACTTCCCGGCGAAGACGGTCGCGGAGTTCGTGGGCTACGTGAAGGCGCATCCGCAGAAGGTGAGCTACGCGTCGCCGGGCAACGGCTCGCCGCACCACATGGCGATGGAGCTCTTCAAGCAGAAGGCCGGCATCGACATCCAGCACGTGCCGTACAAGGGCGCCGCGCCGGCAATGACCGACGTGATGGGCGGACAGGTGCCCACGATGATGCTGGACCTCGCCTCGGGCCTGCAGGCGATCAAGGCCGGCAAGGTCCGCGTGCTGGCGATCGCGCTGCCGCAGCGGGCCGCGGCACTGCCTGAGGTGCCGACCTTCGCCGAACTGGGCTTCAAGGACGTCAACGCCTACGCCTTCCACGGCCTGATCGGCCCGGCGGGCATGCCCAAGGATGCGGTCGCGCGCCTGAACAGCGAACTCAACAAGGCCATGCAAGCGCCGAAGGTGGTCAAGCTCTTCGCCGAGTTCGGCTTCGAGGCGCTGCCCGGCACGCCGCCGGACTTCTACAAGCTCGCGCGGTCCGAGAACGAGCGCTGGGGCCAGATCATCAAGACGGCCGGGGTGCAGCTCGATTAG
- a CDS encoding MBL fold metallo-hydrolase, with product MKRLHRPDLFAWSCFDESRNIDFCSVAWVRSGGNVLIDPLPMSEHDRAHLESLGGATLIVVTNSDHVRGAQSLAQQFRATLYGPRAERDSFPLPCTHWLGEGDEPAPGLRVLEMQGSKTPGELALVLEKTTLVTGDLIRGHVGGTLNLLPDAKLADRTRAVASVKRIVNEYPQIETVLVGDGWPVFHDGAKALAAIAG from the coding sequence ATGAAACGCTTACACCGTCCTGATCTCTTCGCCTGGTCGTGCTTCGATGAAAGCCGAAACATCGACTTCTGCAGCGTGGCGTGGGTCAGATCCGGCGGCAATGTCCTCATCGATCCATTGCCGATGAGTGAACACGATCGCGCGCATCTCGAAAGCTTGGGCGGCGCGACGCTGATCGTCGTCACGAATTCCGACCATGTCCGAGGCGCGCAGAGCCTTGCGCAGCAATTCCGCGCCACGTTGTATGGACCGAGGGCCGAACGTGACAGTTTCCCGTTGCCATGCACCCACTGGCTCGGTGAAGGTGACGAACCGGCACCTGGCCTGCGCGTGCTCGAAATGCAAGGGAGCAAGACTCCCGGCGAACTCGCGCTCGTGCTGGAGAAGACGACGCTCGTCACCGGTGACCTCATACGCGGTCATGTGGGAGGCACACTCAATCTGTTGCCTGACGCCAAGCTCGCAGACCGCACTCGTGCCGTTGCCTCGGTGAAGCGAATCGTCAACGAGTATCCGCAGATCGAAACTGTCCTCGTGGGCGATGGCTGGCCCGTCTTTCACGACGGCGCGAAAGCTCTCGCGGCGATTGCAGGTTGA
- a CDS encoding type II toxin-antitoxin system HicA family toxin, with the protein MNRRAANLLRTIFHDPPSGNIHWRDIESLLKHVGASLEPISGARVRVKLNRMEGILHRPHHSNVLDASGLMHVREFLARAGVTPSQYEGKG; encoded by the coding sequence ATGAATCGCCGCGCCGCAAACCTCCTTCGCACGATCTTTCACGACCCGCCAAGTGGCAACATACATTGGCGCGACATCGAATCCTTGCTGAAGCACGTCGGTGCATCGCTGGAGCCGATCTCGGGCGCAAGAGTCCGCGTGAAGCTCAATCGCATGGAGGGCATACTGCACCGGCCGCACCACAGCAATGTGCTTGACGCGAGCGGTCTCATGCATGTACGCGAGTTCCTCGCGCGCGCTGGCGTGACGCCGTCGCAGTATGAAGGCAAAGGTTAG